A segment of the Candidatus Zixiibacteriota bacterium genome:
TGAACCGCCTGAACCGCCGGAACCGTCAATGTCCCGTCCCGGGCCGATTCCCGCACCCGGGGGGCACCAACAACTCAAGCGAAGGACGCGCCATGGAAGACGATCGCATCGGTATCACCGTCACGGTCAACGGCAAGACGCATCGCGCCGAGGTCGAGCCCCGCGAGCTGCTCGTTTATTTTCTACGGGAGCGGCTCGGGCTCACCGGAACTCACGTCGGCTGCGACACCAGTCAGTGCGGCGCCTGCACGGTTCATCTGGACGGCCGGGCCGTGAAATCGTGCACGGTTCTCGCCGTGCAGGCGGACGGAGCGGAGGTGACGACGATCGAAGGGCTCGCGCGCGGCGGCGAACTCCACCCGGTGCAGGCCGCTTTTCACGAGAAGCACGGGCTCCAGTGCGGCTTCTGCACTCCCGGCATGATCATGACGGCCGCCTACCTGCTGGCGCAGAATCCAGCTCCGAGCGAAACGGAGATCAGGCACGCGCTGGAAGGCAACCTCTGCCGCTGCACGGGCTACGTGAATATCGTGGAGGCGATCCGGCACGCGGCCGAGAACATGGGGGGCGCGCATGTATCCCGCTAGCTTCCGCTACCTGAGGCCGCGCTCGCTCGCGGAAGCGCTGGAATTCCTGACGCGCCACGGCGAGGAAGCGAAGCTTCTCGCCGGCGGCCACAGCCTGCTTCCGGCGATGAAGCTCCGGCTGGCGTCGCCGCGGTATTTGATCGATATCGGCGGGCTCCGGGAGTTGCGCGGCATCGACACGAGCCCCGGCGAAATGGTGATCGGCGCGCTCACGCT
Coding sequences within it:
- a CDS encoding (2Fe-2S)-binding protein — protein: MEDDRIGITVTVNGKTHRAEVEPRELLVYFLRERLGLTGTHVGCDTSQCGACTVHLDGRAVKSCTVLAVQADGAEVTTIEGLARGGELHPVQAAFHEKHGLQCGFCTPGMIMTAAYLLAQNPAPSETEIRHALEGNLCRCTGYVNIVEAIRHAAENMGGAHVSR